The following coding sequences are from one Pseudomonadota bacterium window:
- a CDS encoding GGDEF domain-containing protein: MTVVGRGGSADLQLPYTSVSRAHARFELYPEGHVELTDLDSTNGTYVEGAPVTSCFLSEGDIIGIGDVEAFRFGRYDEAEAALQHDLYTTATRDGLTGVLNRRHLLARMRQEFELALRSNTRLCALMIDVDHFKRVNDEHGHAAGDAVLQAVAKSVASTLRTYDLFGRYGGEEFTVLLRHVALDEARILADRLRQRITEAPIPVSSARGDTALALTVSIGVAELVHGQNHEPGHLLAAADRALYRAKALGRNCVCVDERPL; this comes from the coding sequence GTGACTGTCGTTGGACGCGGGGGCAGCGCTGATCTGCAGCTGCCCTACACCAGCGTGAGTCGCGCGCACGCGCGCTTCGAGCTCTATCCCGAGGGCCATGTCGAGCTGACCGATCTCGACTCCACGAACGGTACCTACGTCGAGGGCGCGCCCGTCACGTCGTGTTTCCTCTCTGAGGGCGACATCATCGGCATCGGCGACGTCGAGGCCTTTCGCTTCGGGAGATATGACGAGGCTGAGGCGGCTCTTCAGCATGATCTGTACACCACCGCGACCCGCGACGGTCTGACGGGGGTCTTGAACCGGCGCCATCTCCTGGCGCGCATGCGTCAGGAGTTCGAGCTTGCGCTCCGGTCCAACACGCGGCTCTGCGCACTGATGATCGATGTCGATCACTTCAAGCGGGTGAACGATGAGCACGGGCACGCGGCGGGTGATGCCGTGTTGCAGGCCGTGGCAAAGAGCGTGGCCTCGACCTTGCGGACCTACGATCTGTTTGGGCGTTACGGTGGTGAGGAGTTCACCGTCCTGCTGCGGCACGTGGCGCTCGATGAGGCGCGGATACTTGCCGATCGGCTGCGCCAGCGAATCACCGAGGCGCCCATACCGGTGTCGTCAGCGCGAGGCGACACAGCCCTTGCGCTGACTGTGAGCATCGGCGTTGCGGAATTGGTGCACGGGCAGAACCACGAGCCTGGCCACCTGCTCGCCGCGGCTGACCGTGCGCTGTATCGCGCGAAGGCACTTGGACGCAACTGCGTGTGCGTCGACGAGCGCCC
- a CDS encoding GGDEF domain-containing protein, with the protein MRLKENVEIVEELSFMGKNDADDVCTTHIARPLRGAAQSRERLPCLLMVSGERTGELIPLEAAETVAGRGSRADIHLDFDSVSRLHARFVRHPNGQIDLVDLGSTNGTYVDGAPIERVTLKDGDTIGLGDVEAFRFGRYAENEKNLQHQLYLAATRDGLTDVLNRRHFMLRLRQEFQLALRTGDPLCVSMIDIDYFKQVNDRHGHATGDRVLRGVAGRIRKQLRSYDLVGRYGGEEFSLVLRHTDPEQALQVVDRVRLSVAQEPLDAPTDAEGRVEVTISVGLASLDVNHIHTPEALLELADQALYLAKQSGRNRVMCHGEQAG; encoded by the coding sequence ATGCGGCTGAAGGAAAATGTGGAGATCGTCGAAGAGTTGTCATTCATGGGCAAGAACGACGCCGACGACGTGTGCACGACGCACATCGCCCGCCCGCTCAGAGGGGCAGCACAGAGCCGTGAGCGCCTGCCCTGCTTGCTGATGGTCAGCGGCGAGCGCACCGGAGAGCTCATCCCGCTCGAGGCTGCAGAGACCGTTGCGGGTCGCGGCTCGCGGGCAGACATCCATCTCGACTTCGACAGTGTGAGTCGTCTCCATGCCAGGTTCGTCCGACATCCGAACGGCCAGATCGATCTGGTCGACCTCGGGTCGACGAACGGCACCTACGTAGACGGGGCCCCCATCGAACGTGTCACTCTCAAGGACGGCGACACCATCGGCCTGGGTGACGTAGAGGCGTTCCGCTTCGGCCGCTACGCCGAGAACGAGAAGAACCTGCAGCATCAGCTCTATCTCGCGGCCACGCGCGATGGCCTCACCGACGTGCTGAACCGCCGTCACTTCATGCTACGCCTGCGTCAGGAGTTCCAGCTCGCCTTGCGCACCGGTGACCCGCTCTGTGTCAGCATGATCGACATCGACTACTTCAAGCAGGTGAACGATCGTCACGGCCACGCCACGGGTGATCGCGTGCTGCGAGGGGTGGCGGGGCGCATCCGAAAGCAGCTGCGCAGCTACGATCTGGTCGGTCGCTACGGCGGTGAGGAGTTCTCGCTCGTGCTTCGTCACACCGACCCGGAACAGGCGCTGCAGGTGGTCGATCGGGTGCGTCTCAGCGTGGCGCAGGAGCCGCTTGATGCGCCGACTGACGCAGAGGGTCGTGTCGAGGTCACCATCAGCGTCGGTCTGGCAAGCCTCGACGTGAACCACATCCATACGCCGGAGGCGTTGCTCGAGCTGGCCGACCAGGCGCTCTACCTCGCCAAGCAGAGCGGTCGAAACCGGGTCATGTGCCACGGAGAGCAGGCCGGCTGA